From a single Longimicrobiaceae bacterium genomic region:
- a CDS encoding patatin-like phospholipase family protein: MSVQPLVAAAGPANADATPPAGLPEPAGAPRRAHGTLGAIALALSGGGYRAAGFHLGVLRLLERVGLLGDVVALSTVSGGTIFGAAWVKSLLDGKSFGDFAAGFAAFLRRTNVIRDALAGLASSRGHGHPSSPSLIRAAAGVYASPDFLGERRLGEVLESPALPLDEVIFNSTEFRSGVDFRFRRSANPRAMIGNGNFPVPREAAARARLADVVAASSCFPSAFEPFVFPQQFRWPADFPLPEVQTALARAGWPEGAWKAGLPLMDGGVYDNQGVGSVLLSYREAADAPLLLVCDTSPPDPDLYPPPPAGRRGFLTLGAARVAGWLVFIAAVLSAGAVAFAAWTDPDRSILWRVLVYGVPLLLSVVVAGGMLWMRGLVRQAREVLREKVQVRDAWADLQRLTVREALHMLEVRVGSLVALASSVFMKRVRQLVYGTAFTDDAFKNRLAPALIYSLTRGSSLFATHPWLRPGPGLQELARRASSVPTALWLTDDAELDTLADAGEATACFTLLKFVLRDADGRLAAGDAARADLLERLRREWAEIGRRAGDTGASLAGV; this comes from the coding sequence ATGAGCGTCCAGCCCCTCGTCGCGGCCGCCGGGCCCGCGAACGCCGATGCCACCCCCCCGGCAGGCCTCCCCGAGCCCGCCGGAGCCCCCCGCCGCGCCCACGGCACGCTTGGCGCCATCGCCCTGGCGCTCTCGGGCGGAGGGTACCGCGCCGCGGGGTTCCACCTGGGGGTGCTGCGCCTGCTGGAGCGCGTGGGGCTGCTGGGCGACGTGGTGGCGCTCTCCACCGTGTCGGGGGGCACCATCTTCGGCGCTGCGTGGGTGAAGAGCCTGCTGGACGGAAAGTCCTTCGGGGACTTCGCGGCGGGCTTCGCCGCGTTCCTGCGGCGCACCAACGTGATCCGCGACGCGCTGGCGGGGCTGGCCTCCTCCCGCGGTCACGGGCACCCGTCGTCCCCCTCGCTGATCCGCGCGGCGGCCGGCGTGTACGCCTCCCCGGACTTCCTGGGGGAGCGCCGCCTGGGAGAGGTGCTGGAGAGCCCCGCCCTCCCCCTGGACGAGGTGATCTTCAACAGCACCGAGTTCCGCAGCGGGGTGGACTTCCGCTTCCGCCGCAGCGCCAACCCGCGCGCCATGATCGGCAACGGCAACTTCCCCGTCCCGCGCGAAGCGGCGGCGCGGGCCCGCCTGGCGGACGTGGTCGCCGCATCGTCGTGCTTTCCCAGCGCCTTCGAGCCCTTCGTCTTTCCGCAGCAGTTCCGCTGGCCGGCAGACTTTCCCCTCCCCGAGGTGCAGACCGCGCTGGCGAGGGCCGGGTGGCCGGAGGGCGCGTGGAAAGCCGGGCTGCCGCTGATGGACGGCGGCGTCTACGACAACCAGGGCGTGGGGAGCGTGCTCCTCTCCTACCGCGAGGCCGCGGACGCGCCGCTGCTGCTGGTGTGCGACACCAGCCCCCCGGACCCGGACCTCTACCCGCCGCCTCCGGCCGGCCGCCGCGGCTTCCTGACGCTGGGAGCCGCGCGCGTGGCGGGGTGGCTCGTCTTCATCGCCGCGGTGCTGTCGGCGGGGGCGGTGGCCTTCGCGGCGTGGACGGACCCGGACCGCTCCATCCTGTGGCGCGTCCTCGTCTACGGCGTCCCGCTCCTGCTCTCGGTGGTGGTTGCCGGGGGGATGCTCTGGATGCGGGGGCTGGTACGGCAGGCGAGAGAGGTGCTGCGGGAAAAGGTCCAGGTGCGCGACGCCTGGGCCGACCTGCAGCGGCTCACCGTCCGCGAGGCCCTGCACATGCTGGAGGTCCGGGTGGGGTCGCTCGTGGCGCTGGCCTCCAGCGTCTTCATGAAGCGCGTCCGCCAGCTGGTGTACGGTACCGCCTTCACCGACGACGCCTTCAAGAACCGCCTCGCGCCTGCCCTGATCTACTCGCTCACCCGCGGGTCGAGCCTCTTCGCGACGCATCCCTGGCTGAGGCCCGGCCCCGGGCTGCAGGAGCTCGCGAGGCGCGCCAGCTCCGTCCCCACCGCGCTCTGGCTCACCGACGACGCCGAGCTGGACACCCTGGCCGACGCAGGCGAGGCCACCGCCTGCTTCACCCTCCTGAAGTTCGTGCTCCGCGACGCGGACGGCCGCCTGGCCGCGGGCGATGCGGCCCGCGCCGACCTGCTGGAGCGCCTCCGGCGCGAGTGGGCAGAGATCGGCCGCCGCGCCGGAGACACCGGGGCCAGCTTGGCGGGTGTGTGA